The Pseudophryne corroboree isolate aPseCor3 chromosome 2, aPseCor3.hap2, whole genome shotgun sequence genome has a segment encoding these proteins:
- the LOC135030640 gene encoding zinc finger CCHC domain-containing protein 10-like, producing the protein MADFGQSAGGRASGKRRASAAQRVARACRELGAAAAELELGTDREQQGRELTAHSTRGARRAPQAWAGPSSVLSSTEGREEGDLADFVEDDDWAEEDEDFGSERSMASGELVQAISISTTSSSSHSSSSSSSSSSLASQASDADSTARARREAEKFAKRAAKQQKRRKRRKRLSEEERRAKKRRDLPGVVRCEYTAVMRGLRDSCRKKILLRIIELDHQ; encoded by the coding sequence ATGGCGGATTTCGGCCAGTCTGCGGGAGGCAGGGCGTCTGGCAAGCGGAGGGCCTCAGCGGCCcagcgggtggcacgagcctgccgggagCTGGGGGCCGCCGCTGCGGAGCTAGAGCTGGGGACGGACCGGGAGCAGCAGGGGCGCGAGctcactgcgcattccacacggggggcccggcgtgcgccgcaagcatgggccgggccctcttctgttttgtcttccacagagggccgagaAGAAGGGGATTTGGCGGATTTCGTGGAGGACGATGATTGGGCTGAGGAGGATGAAGAtttcgggtcggagaggtcgatggcatccggtgagttggtgcaggctatatcaatttccaccacgagctcgagttcgcatagctcttcatcttcctcctcttcctcttctttggcgtcgcaagcgtccgacgcagaCAGTACTGCTAGAGCAAGGAGGGAGGCCGaaaaatttgccaagcgggcagcaaaacagcagaagaggcgtaagcgacgCAAGCGACTTAGTGAGGAGGAGCGTAGGGCGAAAAAGCGGCGCGAtcttccgggggtagtgcgctgcgagtacaccgcagttatgcgggggctgcgagacagctgccgcaagaagatac